The Halorhabdus rudnickae region GGCTGCGACGGCTCGCTCCTCTCCGAAGGGGCCGACTGCGACGCCACACCGGAGGCGTCCGTCGTCGTCACGGACCGCCTTGTCGTACTCGCGTCGCTGGAGGATCCCCTGCATCGTCACGAGGCCGACGAGTCGCTCCTCGTCGTCGACGATCGGGACGCGCTCGATCTTGTGGTCGTACATGAGTTCGAGCGCCTCCCGGGGCGTAACCGACTCGCTCGCGGTGATGACCTCGTCGGTCATCGCCTCGCTGACAGCGTCGCTCTCGCCAACCTCAAGGTACGGCCGGATATCCGTCGCCGAGATGATCCCCAGGACTTCGTCGTCCTCGCCGACGACTGGCGCGCCACTGACGCCACGGTGGTCCATCATCGCATCGACCTCGCGGACGGTCTGGTCGGGGGCGGCCGTGACGACGTCGCGGATGATCAACTCGTCGGCGCGCTTGACGCGCTCGATTTCGGCGACCATCCGGTCGACATCCATGTTCCGATGAATGACACCCAGCCCGCCATGCCGTGCCATCGCGATTGCCATATCGCCGTCCGTGACGGTGTCCATCGCCGCCGAGAGGACCGGCACGTTCAGTGTGACGTTTTTCGAGACGTGCGTCTCGGTGGTCGCATCATCGGGTTCGACGCGACTCTCCTTGGGCCGTAAGAGTACGTCGTCGAACGTCAGTGCTTCCGGTACCTCAAGTTTCGTCGAGAACGGTCGGTCGGACTTCGCCATGTAAGCCGTCCGCCACCTCGACCCAAAAGGGTTGCGAGTCACATCTGGTGGTGAGCATATTCCGGCCCGCCGAGTTGACGACGATCCTTGATCGAAACCGTTCAAAATAACCCATTTGGCCGTTTCCACAGTTGTTTCGTCGAGATGTTCGTCTGTTCTGCGCGCAGATCTGTGTGAGCTCATCTCTTGGGGTCGACTCTCACGCAACGTTTTTATCCAAATCCATCATTGTTCAACACATGGCTTCCGCCATCCCCACTCGAATGCGGACCGCCCGAAAGCAAAGCCGTGACGCTGCAGGGGCGAATACATTTACAACATCGATGGGGACAGCGTTCAATTTCGGGATTGGAAGCAATTCAGGCAGTTGGCTTCCTTCCCAAAGCGGACGCGAGGCGGAGCACGCCCACCCCGACAGGCGACGCTATCGGGGCAGGTCTCAGTACCCACGGGCCACGGGAGACGGCCGCCCCTAGCTGATGAGCAGCTCTAGACACCCGGTCGCGTTAGCCATCGAGCGACGCGTGGGCGGTGACGGTCGCTTACTCGCTACCATCATGTGCCTCCCGCTGGTCGATGGCGTCTTCCCGGCGTTGATTCTCGCCGGCGCAGTCGGCAGCGTATTCGGTATTCTTGAGGTCGGTTTGCTGGTCTTTGGCGGCAGCGCCACGGTGGCAGTTATCCTCGCGGATATGGATGGGACCCCGCGCGAACAGGCCCGGACTGTCCTGGGCGTTGGGGCGATTCTGGTTCCCATTGCCGCCCTGGAGGCAACTCTCGCCCCGTCGATCGCCAGCGTGCTCGATCTGGCGATCTTCGAGCGCTTCGCTGGCGTGGTCATCCTAGCAATCGCAGCCAGAACCACCAGTGCCAGGATCAGCGAGAGCATTCCCCGGCCGGCGGTGATCGTCGGGTTCGGGTTGATCGCCAGTCTCGATCTCTCCGGAGCGGAACTCGCAGTTTCGACCGACCCTGCACTGATCATCAGCGGAACGGCCGCGGCAGCGGCTGGTGTGGGGTTCGCGCTGCTCGTCGCACTGGCCGGTCCGTGGCTCCGGGCGAGTGTCGACATCGACCGCTTCCGATTCGGTAGTGCCGTGGCACTCGGCGTTCTGGCGCTGTCGATCTTCGGGCTCATCCCGTCGGATGCGCCGCTCAGTCTCGCTGTACTCGCTGTCGCGGTACTCCTGTCATTCGATCCTGACACTGAGAGCTCCCAAGCGACCGACGCGGCGACGGACGGTGGTCCCGACGCAACTGCCCCCAACGGCGGTCAAAAGCGTGCCACTGACGACGCCGTCGAAGAGACGCCACACGTCCCGTCGTTCGAGGCCGACGAACGCGACGGAGACGATCAGCTCCCCTGGTTGTGACTCTTGTCGCGAGATTCACCACGACGGGAAGGCTTAGGAGTGTCGACCGCCTGGAGCGATCATGCCCGAGAATCGCGTCGTGCAGGGGCGTATGGTGACGGCCCGACGGCTGGCAGAACTCATCGAGGACGATGACGTTATGGACGCCGAGTCGATCGCCGATGCCGACCGGGACTGTCCGGAGTGTGGCGGGGATGTCATCGAAGTCGGCTATATGCCTTCCGTCACGGAATTCGTGACTGGCCAGAAGTGCCAAAACTGTGACTGGCAGGCCACTGATCGTGACTGATGGCGGCCCGAATCGAAATCCATTTACCACGAATCGCCTTACGACGGAGCGCGGGGTCGTGGCCAAGTCCGGCATGGCGACTGACTCCAGAGGCACCGCGCCCGGGACGACACTCCAGACTGATATACTGAGCGACCGGCTGATCACCGGCCGCCTTGATGACCCTCTGGAGTTCCGAGGCGCAACCGGAGATATCAGTCGATCGGGGGTTCAAATCCCTCCGACCCCATTGGGATTATAGTCCTTTTCCGTCCTTTGCTTACACTTCCCCGGTACTGAAAAACCCATAGCGGATGTGACACTCATGACGAAACCTCCAGGTCCTCGGGGTGCAGGTGCTCGCGCACGTCGATACTCTCAGTCCGCCCTCGGCGCCGCTCCAGCTCGTCGCCGAACTCGGGATCGTCGTAGTACCGTCGGATCACCGACGGCGTGGCGGCGGCCCGCTCGGCGACGGTCTCGGCCGACAGCCCCAGGTTGCGCTGCCAGGTGATCGATCCCCGGCGGATCGGATGGGGCGAGCGCGTCAGCGGAGAGAAAGTCGTCGTCGTCGTCGCCGCCGGGGGTCGTCCACTCGTGCCGCCGATCGACGGCCTTGATTCGGTCGAGTTTCTCACCAGTCGCGAAGCGCTGTATCTCGACGAACAGCCCGAGAGCCTCGTCACCATCGGTGGCGGATATATCGCTGTCGAGTTGGGCTACTTCTTCGAAACGCTGGGGACAGACGTGCGTATCATCGAATCCGGTGAGACGCTTCTTGGCCGGGAAGATCCCGACGTGAGCGAGACGTTCACCGATATCGCACGCGATCGTCACGGGGTTCACACCGGGTATCGCGCGACTGCCGTCGAATCGGTGAACGGTCCCGTCCGGGTCACCGCTGAGAGCGAAGACGACGACGCGATCACCGTCGAGGGCGAAGAGGTGCTGGTCGCGGCGGGCCGACGACCGAACACGGATACACTCGACGTTGCGGCAGCCGGGATCGAAACGGACGATCGCGGGTTCATAGTGACGGACGAACAGTTGCAGACGAGCGCCGAGAACGTCTGGGCCCAGGGCGACATCGCCGGCAACGCGATGTTCAAACACTCCGGCGATTACGAGACCCGCCTTGCCATCAACAACGTCGTTCACGATGCGGAACGTGAAATCGACCTCTCGGCGCTGCCACATGCCGTCTTCACCGAGCCTCAGATCGCCGGGGTCGGCGCGACCGAAGCCGAGCTCCAGACTGCCGAACAGGCGTCCGTCGTTGGTCGACGGGCCCTGCCCGAGACCCTCATGGGACGGGCGAAGAAACTGGAAGAAGGGTTCGTGAAAGTACTGGCCACCCCCGACGGTGAGATCCTTGGCTGTCACATGCTGGGTGAGGAAGCCTCGACGATGATCCACGAGGTGCTCGTCGCGATGCGGGCTGGCTCGGGGCAGGTTAGCGACATTACCGACACGATCCACGCCCACCCGACGCTGAACAAGGCCGTCGAGTATTCCTTCAGGGACGCTCTGGACGCATAGCGAACCAGGTTGCACTTCTAATTACTTCCGGGATATTACCATGGACTTCGAGTCACTCGGCTGATTGGCGCGGTTCAGTGCGTGGCGTGGTACTGGCAGCGAGCAGCGCGACGGCGCCCATCAGTAGGCCCAGCACTGCAAGGCCGAAACCCATGATCGATTTT contains the following coding sequences:
- a CDS encoding DUF5794 domain-containing protein; translated protein: MSSSRHPVALAIERRVGGDGRLLATIMCLPLVDGVFPALILAGAVGSVFGILEVGLLVFGGSATVAVILADMDGTPREQARTVLGVGAILVPIAALEATLAPSIASVLDLAIFERFAGVVILAIAARTTSARISESIPRPAVIVGFGLIASLDLSGAELAVSTDPALIISGTAAAAAGVGFALLVALAGPWLRASVDIDRFRFGSAVALGVLALSIFGLIPSDAPLSLAVLAVAVLLSFDPDTESSQATDAATDGGPDATAPNGGQKRATDDAVEETPHVPSFEADERDGDDQLPWL
- a CDS encoding DUF5795 family protein, coding for MPENRVVQGRMVTARRLAELIEDDDVMDAESIADADRDCPECGGDVIEVGYMPSVTEFVTGQKCQNCDWQATDRD